In Mycolicibacterium nivoides, the DNA window AGCGGCACCTCGGGTGCGGGCAAGTCCGCCAAGGTGGACCTGCTGGGCTCCGAGGTGATCGGCTCGGCTCGCGCCTACAACATCGCCGGTAAGCACCGGCACACCCCGGAGATCGCCCAGGGCCTGCGGTCGGTGACCGACAAGGACGTCACCGTCTCGTTCACCCCGGTGCTGATCCCCACCTCCCGGGGGATCCTGGCCACCTGCACCGCCCGCACCGAGGCATCGGAGGCCGAGGTCCGGGCCGCCTACGAAAAGGCTTACGGCGCGGAGCCGTTCATCCACCTGCTGCCCGAGGGGCAGCTGCCCAAGACCGGGTCGGTGATCGGCAGCAATGCCGCGCAGCTCGCGGTCGCCGTCGATGAGCAGGCGAAGACACTGGTGGCCATCGCCGCCATCGACAACCTCACCAAGGGCACCGGGGGCGCCGCGGTGCAGTCGATGAACCTGGCGCTGGGCTGGCCCGAAACCGAAGGACTTTCGATCGTGGGAGTGGCACCTTGACCGAGTCGACGCAAACCGGGACCGCGCAGACCGCCAAGCTGGTCCGCACCCAGGGTGTCACCGCTCCGGCCGGCTTCCGGGCCGCCGGAATCGCCGCCGGTATCAAGGCATCCGGCGCGCCGGACCTGGCCCTGGTCTTCAACGAGGGGCCGGACTACGCCGCGGCGGGGGTATTCACCCGCAACAAGATCAAGGCCGCCCCGGTGCAGTGGTCGCAGCAGGTGCTGACCACCGGTCGGCTGCGTGCGGTGGTGCTGAACTCGGGAGGCGCCAACGCGTGCACCGGCCCGCTGGGTTTCCAGGACACCCACGCCACCGCCGAGGCCGTGGCCACCGCGCTGAGCGACTGGGGCACCGAGACCGGTGCCATCGAGGTCGCGGTGTGCTCGACGGGCCTGATCGGTGACCGGTTGCCGATGGACAAGGTGCTGGCCGGGGTCACCGAGATCGTGCACGAGATCGCAGGCGGGCTGACCGGCGGAGACGACGCCGCGCGGGCCATCATGACCACCGACACCGTGCCGAAACAGGTTGCGCTGCACCATTCGGCGGAGTCGGGGGAGAACTGGACCCTCGGCGGGATGGCCAAGGGTGCCGGCATGCTGGCACCGTCCCTGGCCACCATGCTGGTGGTGTTGACCACCGACGCCGTCGCGGACGCTGCGGCGCTGGACACCGCGCTCAAGCGGGCCGCGGCACTGACCTTCGACCGGCTCGATGTCGACGGCAGCTGCTCGACCAACGACACCGTGCTGCTGCTGGCATCGGGCGCCAGCGAGATCGCCCCGAGCCAGGACGATCTCAACGAGGCCGTGCTGCGGGTCTGCGACGACCTGTGCGCCCAGCTGCAGGCCGACGCCGAAGGTGTCACCAAGCGCGTCGTCATCACCGTGACCGGCGCCGACACCGAGGACGACGCGCTGGTCGCGGCACGTGTCATCGCCCGCGACAGCCTGGTCAAGACCGCACTGTTCGGCTCCGACCCCAACTGGGGCCGGGTCCTGGCCGCGGTCGGGATCGCCCCGGTCAAGCTGGATCCGGAACGGATCAGCGTGTCGTTCAACGGTTCTCCGGTGTGCATCGACGGTGCCGGTGCTCCGGGTGCCCGCGAGGTCGACCTGTCCGGTGAAGACATCATCGTCGTCGTGGACCTGGGAGTGGGAGGCAACAGTGCTTCCATCAGGACCACCGATCTGTCGCACGCCTACGTCGAAGAGAACTCGGCCTACAGCTCATGAGCCAAGCCATCGAGCGCGGCGTCAAGGCCCAGGTGCTCGCCTCGGCGCTGCCGTGGCTCAAGCAACTGCACGGCAAGATCGTCGTCGTCAAGTACGGCGGCAACGCGATGACCGACGACACCCTCAAGGCGGCCTTCGCCGCCGACATGGTGTTTCTGCGCAACTGCGGCATCCATCCGGTGGTGGTGCACGGCGGCGGGCCGCAGATCAGCGCGATGCTCAAGAAGCTCGGCATCCCAGGCGATTTCAAGGGCGGCTTCCGGGTGACCACCCCGGAGGTCCTCGATGTGGCGCGCATGGTGCTGTTCGGTCAGGTGGGCCGCGAGCTGGTCAACCTGATCAACGCCCACGGCCCCTACGCGGTGGGCCTCACCGGTGAGGACGCGCACCTGTTCACCGCGGTGCGGCGCAGCGTCACCGTGGACGGCGTGGCAACCGACATCGGGCTGGTCGGCGACGTCGAACATGTCAACGCCGATTCGTTGCTGGATCTCATTGCCGCGGGCCGGATTCCGGTGGTCTCCACCATCGGGCCCGATGCCGACGGCGTGGTGCACAACATCAATGCCGACACCGCGGCCGCGGCCCTGGCCGAGGCTTTGGGCGCCGAGAAGCTGGTCATGCTCACCGATGTGGAGGGCCTCTACACCGATTGGCCCGACCGCTCGTCGCTGGTCACCGAGATCGACACGGCTGCACTGACGCAACTGCTGCCGACACTCGAGTCGGGCATGGTGCCCAAGATCGAAGCATGCCTGCGGGCGGTGGCCGGCGGGGTGCCGAGCGCGCACGTGATCGACGGCCGCGTCGAACACTGCGTGCTGGTCGAGCTTTTCACCGATGAAGGAACTGGAACCAAGGTGGTATCGGCATGACCCTCCAGGACCGCTGGGAAGCGGTGATGATGAACAACTACGGCACCCCGCCGTTGGCACTGGCCAGCGGTGACGGCGTCGTGGTGACCGACACCGACGGCAAGTCCTATCTGGACCTGCTCGGCGGTATCGCGGTCAACCTGCTCGGCCACCGCCACCCGGCCGTGATCGAGGCCGTCACCACCCAGCTCAACACGCTGGGACACACGTCGAACCTGTACGCCACCGAGCCGGGCATAGCACTGGCCGAGGCGCTGGTGGGGCATCTGGGAACCCAGGCGCGGGTGTTCTTCTGCAACTCGGGCACCGAGGCCAACGAGGTCGCCTTCAAGATCACCCGGCTCACCGGCAAGACGAACATCGTCGCCGCCCAAGGCGCCTTCCACGGCCGCACGATGGGGTCGCTGGCACTGACCGGCCAGCCGACCAAGCAGGCACCGTTCGAGCCGTTGCCGGGCAACGTCACCCATGTGCCCTACGGCGACGTGGAAGCCCTTGCCGCGGCGGTCGATTCGGACACCGCCGCGGTATTCCTCGAACCGATCATGGGGGAGGGCGGCGTCGTCGTCCCGCCCGCCGGATACTTGGCTGCCGCCCGGGACATCACCACAAAGAACGGCGCGCTACTCGTTCTCGACGAGGTGCAGACCGGAGTGGGGCGTACCGGTGCGTTCTACGCCCATCAGCACGACGGCATCACCCCCGACGTGGTGACCCTGGCCAAGGGGCTCGGCGGCGGACTGCCGATCGGTGCCTGCCTGGCCATCGGGGCGGCCGGTGATCTGCTCACCCCGGGCCTGCACGGCAGCACCTTCGGTGGCAACCCGGTGTGTACCGCGGCCGCGCTGGGCGTGCTCAAGGCGCTGGCCGACGGGGACCTGATCGCACGGGCAGGGGTGCTCGGCAAGACCCTGAGCCACGGCATCGAGGAGCTGGGCCATCCGCTCGTCGATCACGTACGCGGCAAGGGTCTGCTGCAAGGTGTGGTGCTGACCGCACCGAGCGCCAAGGCCGTCGAGGCCGCGGCGCGTGACGCCGGCTTCCTGGTCAACGCCGCGGCTGCCGACGTCGTCCGGCTGGCGCCGCCCCTGATCATCACCGAACCGCAGATCGAGACCTTCCTGTCCGCTCTGCCCGCCGTTCTCGATACCGCTGTGGAGGCTGACTCATGACCCGGCATTTCCTGCGCGACGACGATCTGTCGCCCGATGAGCAGGCCGAGGTGCTCGCCCTGGCGGCCGAGCTGAAGAAGGCGCCGTTCTCGCGGCGCCCGCTCGAGGGTCCGCGCGGCGTCGCGGTGATCTTCGAGAAGAACTCGACTCGCACGCGGTTCTCGTTCGAGATGGGCATCGCCCAGCTCGGCGGCCATGCCGTGGTGGTCGACGGACGCAGCACCCAGCTGGGCCGCGAGGAAACCCTCGAGGACACCGGCGCGGTGCTGTCCCGCTACGTCGATGCCATCGTGTGGCGGACCTTCGCCCAGGAGCGGCTGACGGCCATGGCAAGTGGTGCCTCCGTCCCGATTGTCAATGCGCTGTCCGACGAGTTCCACCCCTGCCAGGTGCTGGCCGATCTGCAGACGCTGGCCGAGCGCCGGGGAGGCGCGGAGGGCCTCAAAGGGTTGAAGTTGACGTACCTGGGCGACGGTGCCAACAACATGGCGCACTCGCTGATGCTGGGCGGGGTCACCGCGGGCATCCACGTCACGATCGCCGCGCCTGCCGGTTTCGAACCGGATCCGCATTTCGTCGACGCCGCCAAGCGCCGTGCGGCCGAGACCGGGGCGACGGTCTCACTCACCGACGACGCGAGGGCCGGGTCCGACGGAGCCGACGTGCTCGTCACCGACACCTGGACCTCGATGGGGCAGGAGAACGACGGCCTCGACCGGGTGCGGCCATTCCGTCCGTTCCAGGTCAACGCCGAGCTTCTCAAGCTCGCCGACCCGGCAGCCATTGTGCTGCACTGCCTTCCGGCGCACCGTGGGCACGAGATCACCGACGAGGTGATCGACGGCCCGCAGAGCGCGGTGTTCGACGAGGCCGAGAACCGGCTGCACGCCCAGAAGGCTCTGCTGGTCTGGTTGCTGGAGAACAGGTGAGTGCACCGACGCGCGCCGGCCGTCAGGCCCGCATCATCGCCCTGCTGTCGTCCAGGCAGGTGAGCAGCCAGACCGAACTGGCGGCACTGCTGGGCCAGGAGGGCATCGAGGTCACCCAGGCGACGTTGTCGCGGGACCTGGAGGAACTCGGCGCGGTGAAACTGCGCGGCGCCGACGGCGGTGTCGGCGTCTATGTGGTGCCCGAGGACGGCAGCCCGGTGCGGGGTGTGTCCGGTGGCACCGAGCGGTTGACCCGCTTGTTGGGGGAGTTGCTGGTATCGACCGATGCCAGCGCTAACCTTGCCGTGCTGCGCACCCCGCCCGGGGCCGCGCATTACCTGGCCAGCGCGATCGATCGCGCCGCCCTGCCGTATGTGGTCGGCACCATCGCCGGTGACGACACCATCCTGATGGTGGCGCGCGAACCGATGACCGGGGCCGAACTTGCCAACACCATCGAAAACTTGAAGTAGAGCTCAGAACAAGGAGATTGCTCATGTCCGAACGCGTCATCCTGGCGTATTCCGGAGGTCTGGACACCTCGGTCGCGATCAGCTGGATCGGCAAGGAGACCGGTAAAGAGGTCGTCGCCGTCGCCATCGATCTCGGTCAGGGCGGCGAGGACATGGACGTCATACGCCAGCGTGCCCTGGACTGCGGTGCGGTCGAGGCGGTCGTGGTCGACGCCCGTGACGAGTTCGCCGACGAATACTGCCTGCCGACCATCAAGGCGAACGCGCTCTACATGGATCGCTACCCGCTGGTGTCGGCCATCAGCCGTCCCCTGATCGTCAAGCACCTGGTGGATGCGGCGCGCAGCCACGGTGGCACCGTCGTCGCGCACGGCTGCACCGGCAAGGGCAACGACCAGGTGCGGTTCGAGGTCGGGTTCGCCTCGCTGGCACCGGAACTGGACGTCATCGCACCGGTCCGCGACTACGCCTGGACCCGCGAGAAGGCCATCGCGTTCGCCGAGGAGAATGCGATCCCGATCAACGTCACCAAGCGCTCGCCGTTCTCTATCGACCAGAACGTGTGGGGCCGCGCGGTGGAGACCGGGTTCCTCGAGGATCTGTGGAACGCGCCGACCAAGGACGTCTACGACTACACCCAGGACCCGACGGTCAACTTCAACGCCCCCGATGAGCTGATCATCAGCTTCGACAAGGGCCGCCCCGTGGCGATCGACGGCCGTCCGCTCAGCGTGCTGGAGATCATCCAGGAGCTCAACACCCGGGCCGGCGCCCAGGGCGTGGGCCGCCTCGACGTGGTCGAGGACCGGCTGGTCGGCATCAAGAGCCGCGAGATCTACGAGGCACCGGGCGCGATGGTGCTGATCACCGCGCACACCGAGCTCGAGCACGTGACGCTTGAGCGCGAGCTGGGCCGGTACAAGCGCGGCGTCGACCAGAAGTGGGGCGAGCTCACTTACGACGGCCTGTGGTTCAGCCCGCTGAAGCGCTCGTTGGAGGCGTTCGTCGAGCACACACAGCAGCACGTGTCCGGCGACATCCGGCTGGTTCTGCACGCCGGGGCCATCATCGTCAATGGCCGCCGTTCCGGTGAATCGCTGTACGACTTCAACCTCGCCACCTACGACGAGGGCGACAGCTTCGACCAGAGCGCGGCCAAGGGCTTCGTGCAGCTGCACGGCTTGAGCTCCAAGATCTCGGCCAAGCGCGACCTGGGCCTCTAACTTCGCACCGCGAGTAACTTCGCACCGCGAGCGACCGTGTCTGTACGGCGACACGCCGCATTGGATGTACACCCACGGTCGCTCGCGCGGCAGGAAGCTGGATGAGATGAGCAGCAACGACGGAACCACCAACGAGGGCTCGCTGTGGGGCGGCCGGTTCGCCGACGGTCCCTCGGCCGCCCTTGCGGCCCTGAGCAAGTCGACCCACTTCGACTGGGTGCTGGCGCCGTATGACGTCACGGCGTCCAAGGCCCATGCCCGGGTCCTGCACCGGGCCGGTCTGCTCACCGATGAGCAGCGCGACGGGTTGCTCGCGGGCCTGGACAGCCTGGGTTCCGATGTCGCCGACGGCAGTTTCGAGCCGCTGGTCACCGACGAGGATGTGCACGGAGCGCTGGAGCGCGGCCTGATCGACCGGGTCGGGCCCGATCTGGGTGGCCGGCTGCGGGCCGGACGCTCCCGCAACGACCAGGTCGCCACGCTGTTCCGGATGTGGCTGCGCGACGCCGTCCGCCGCGTCGCCGACGGCGTGCTCGAGGTGGTCAACGCGCTGGCGGTGCAGGCCGCGGCGCATCCGACGGCGATCATGCCCGGCAAGACCCATCTGCAGGCCGCCCAGCCGATCCTGCTCGCGCACCATCTTCTGGCGCATGCCCATCCGCTGTTGCGCAACGTCGACCGGCTCGCCGATTTCGACGACCGCACCGCGGTCTCGCCCTACGGCTCGGGGGCGCTGGCCGGCTCGTCACTCGGTCTGGATCCCGACGCGATCGCCGCGGATCTCGGATTCGCTTCGGCGGCAGACAATTCCGTCGACGCCACCGCGGCGCGGGACTTCGCCGCCGAGGCGGCGTTCATCTTCGCCCAGATCGGGGTGGATCTGTCCCGGCTCGCCGAGGACATCATCCTGTGGAGCACAACCGAATTCGGCTACGTCACGCTTCACGACTCCTGGTCGACCGGCAGCTCGATCATGCCGCAGAAGAAGAATCCGGACATCGCCGAGCTGGCCCGCGGCAAGTCCGGGCGGCTGATCGGCAACCTCACCGGTCTGCTGGCCACGCTCAAGGCGCAGCCCCTGGCCTACAACCGGGACCTGCAGGAGGACAAGGAACCGGTCTTCGATTCGGTGGCGCAGCTGGAGCTGCTCCTGCCTGCGATGGCCGGACTGGTCGGCACGCTGACCTTCGACGAGGCCCGGATGGCCGCGCTGGCGCCGGCTGGTTACACGCTGGCCACCGACATCGCCGAATGGCTGGTGCGCCAGGGTGTTCCGTTCCGCGTCGCCCATGAGGCCGCGGGCGCCGCGGTGCAGACCGCCGAGGGTCGCGGTGTCGGGCTCGACGAGCTCACCGATGACGAGTTCGCCGCGATCAACCCCGCGCTCACCGCCCAGGTGCGTGAGGTGCTGACCGTCGAGGGTTCGGTGAACGCGCGCAGCGCACGCGGCGGCACCGCGCCGGTGCAGGTCGCCAAGCAGCTCGGGACGGTGCGGAACACCATGGAAGAGTTGCGGATCCGGCTGCGCCCTTAGCCGATCTGCTCGCCGAGTTCGAACCAGCGTTCCTCGACCTCGGTGACTTCGTCCTCAAGCGCGCGGATGGCGGCCACCTTGGCCGCGAGTCCCTCGAAATCTGACTGGTCGTGGTCCGCCATCGCCGTTCGGGAGCGGTCGATCTGTTGCTGCAGTTTCTCCAGCCGGCGTTCGAGGGCGGACACTTCCTTCTGCGCTGCCCGTAAGTCGGCGCCGGACAGTCCCTCCGCTGCAGTGCCGGCGGCCGGTGCCGCGCCGGTCGCCGACGCATGCGCGGCGCGCAACCGCAGGTACTCGTCCACCCCGCCCGGCAGATGCCGCAGACGTCCGCCGAGGATGCCGTACTGCTGGTCGGTGACGCGCTCCAGAAAATACCGGTCGTGGCTCACCACGATCAGCGTGCCGGGCCACGAATCGAGCAGATCCTCCATGGCTGAGAGCATGTCGGTGTCCAGGTCGTTGGTCGGCTCGTCGAGGATCAGCACGTTGGGCTGCGCGAGCAGGATCAACAGCAGTTGCAGGCGACGTTGCTGCCCGCCGGAGAGGTCCTTGACCGGTGTCGACAACTGGGCGCTGGAGAACCCGAGGCGCTCCAGCAACTGTCCGGGCGTGAGTTCCTGGGCCTTTGATCCGGTGCCGAACACATACGTGGTGCGCAGATTGGCGAGTACCACCCGCACGGGGTCGCCGAGGTGGGGCGCAAGCTCGTCCACGCTCTGTCTGAGGGTCGCCACCTGCAGCGTCTTACCGTGTTTGACCCGGCCGGCGGTCGGTTGCACCGAACCGTCGATGAGACCCAGCAGCGTCGATTTTCCGGCGCCGTTGACGCCGAGGATCCCGGTGCGCTCGCCTGGGGCGATCCGCCACTCGACCTCGTGCAGCACCTCGCGGTCGCCGTAGCTCACCGACACATCCAGCAGGTCGACGACCTGCTTGCCCAGCCGTGACACCGCGAGGGACTGCAGTGCGACCTTGTCCCTGATCTCCGGTACGTCGGCGATCAGGGCGTTGGCCGCGTCGATGCGGAATTTGGGTTTGGACGTGCGAGCCGGGGCGCCGCGGCGCAGCCAGGCCAGTTCCTTGCGGGCCAGGTTCTGCCTGCGTGCCTCGATCGTGGCCGCCTGCCGGTCGCGTTCCACGCGCTGCAGGATGTAGGCGGCGTAGCCGCCGTCGAACGGTTCGACGATGCGGTCGTGCACTTCCCATGTGGTCGTACAGACCTCGTCGAGAAACCAGCGGTCGTGCGTCACCACCAGGAGCCCACCGGACGACGCGGACCAGCGCTTCTTGAGGTGCTCGGCGAGCCAGGTGATGGCCTCCACGTCGAGGTGGTTGGTCGGCTCGTCAAGCGCCAGCACGTCGTGATCCCCGGCCAGCAGCTTGGCCAGAGCGACCCGGCGCCGCTGTCCGCCCGACAGCGTGCGGAGCTCTGCGTCCCAAGGCAAGTCGCCGAGCAGGCCGGAAATGACGTCGCGCCCCCGGGGGTCGCCGGCCCATTCGTGTTCGGGCACATCGCCGACCACGGCGTGGCCGACGGTGTCGGCGTCGTCGAGGGTGTCGGCCTGATCGAGTACGCCGACCCGCACGCCACCGCGCACGGTGACCCGTCCGGAATCGGGTTCGAGGCGACCGGCCAGCATGGCCAGCAGGCTGGATTTGCCGTCACCGTTGCGGCCGACGATGCCGATCCGGTCGCCTTCGCTGACGCCGACGGTGACCGAGTCGAACACCACCCCGGCGGGGTATTCCAGATGCAGGGTTTCGCCCCCGAGCAGGTGTGCCATCGCCGCCGACCCTATCTGCCGGTGGCCGTGACAGTGGCATCGCATGGGGCCACTGTCGACGTCCGGGTGATCAAGTCGGTGATCGGTTGCTGTTGTGCCATGATGACCTCGTCAATCGGGGGTCGGGGTGAGTTGCGATGTGGGGAGCAAGCTGGTGGATTTCTCGGCAGTGACCAGACCCGTCGAGCGGTTGCTGGCGACCGCGCAGAACGGTCTGGAGGTGCTGCGCTACGGGGGACTGGAGACCGGCTCCGTCCCGTCGCCGTTCCAGATCATCCAGAGCGTGCCGATGTACCGGCTCCGGCGGTACTTCCCGCCGGACGTCCGCCCCGGTGTCCAGGATCCGCGCCCCCCGGTACTGATGGTGCACCCGATGATGATGTCGGCCGACATGTGGGACGTGACGCGCGACGATGGCGCGGTCGGCATCCTGCATGCTGCGGGCATCGACCCGTGGGTGATCGACTTCGGCTCACCGGACAAGGTCGAGGGCGGTATGCAGCGCAACCTCGCCGACCACGTGGTGGCGCTGTCGGAAGCCATCGACATCGTCAAAGAGGTCAGCGGTCGCGACGTGCACCTGGCCGGCTACTCGCAGGGCGGGATGTTCGCCTACCAGGCCGCGGCCTATCGGCGGTCCAAGGACCTGGCCAGCATCATCGCCTTCGGTTCCCCGGTGGACACCCTCGCCGCGCTGCCGATGAACCTTCCGGCCGGCGTGGCCGCGGGTGCAGCCGATTTCATGGCCGACCACGTGTTCAGCCGCATCGACATCCCGGGCTGGTTGGCCCGCACCGGTTTTCAGATGCTCGACCCGATCAAGACCGCGCAGTCGCGCCTGGAGTTCCTGCGCCAATTGCATGATCGCGAAGCCCTGCTGCCACGTGAGCAGCAGCGCCGCTTCCTGTCGTCGGAAGGCTGGATCGCCTGGTCCGGGCCGGCGATCGCCGAACTACTCAAGCAGTTCATCGCCCACAACCGGATGATGACGGGAGGCTTTTCCGTCCACGGCGACCTGGTCACCCTGTCCGACATCGACTGCCCGATCCTCGCGGTGGTCGGTGAGGTCGACGACATCGGCCAACCGGCCGCGGTCCGGGGTATCAAGCGGGCCGCGCCCGATGCGGATGTTTACGAATACCTGATCAGGGCAGGACATTTCGGTTTGGTCGTGGGTTCCAAGGCCTCCACCCAGACCTGGCCGACGGTGGCCCAGTGGGTGAAATGGCTTGGCGGAGAACAGATGCCCGAAGGTGTGGTCCCGATGGGGTTGCAGCCTGCCGATCATCCCGAGGGCGGGGTGTCGTTCTCCACCCGTGTCACCCACAGTGCCACCGCGGCCACCGAGATGGCGTTCGGGGTGGCGCGCTCGGCCGCCGAAGCGCTGGTGACGGCCAACAAGAACGCCCGGACCCTGGTCATCGAGACGGCCCGCACGCTGCCACGTCTGGCCCGGTTGGGTCAGGTCAACGATCACACCCGGATCTCGCTCGGCCGGATCATGAGCGAACAGGCGCGCAGCGCCCCCAACGGCGAAGCGCTGCTCTTCGACGGGCGGGTGCACACGTACGAGGCGGTGGACCGCCGGATCAACAACGTGGTGCGCGGCCTGATCGACGTCGGGGTACGCCAGGGCGCCCGGGTCGGCGTCCTGATGGACACCCGGCCGAGCGCGTTGGTCGCGATCGCGGCGCTGTCCCGGTTGGGGGCGGTGGCGGTGCTGCTGCCCGAGGCGGATCTGGCCGAGGCGGCGCGCCTCGGCGGCATGGCCGAGATCATCGCGGATCCGAGCCACCTCGAGGTGGCCCGCGAACTCGATATGCGGGTGCTGGTTCTCGGCGGCGGTGAGAGCCGTGATCTGCATCTGGACAAGTACGAAGCCGATGGCGCGTCCATCGTCGACATGGAGAAGATCGACCCCGATGTCGTCGAGCTGCCCGGCTGGTACCGCCCGAACCCCGGTCTGGCCCGCGACCTGGCCTTCGTCGCCTTCAGCGAGGTCGGCGGCGAGCTCGTGGCCCGCCAGATCACCAACTTCCGGTGGGCTCTGTCGGCGTTCGGCACCGCGTCGGCGGCCAATCTCGGCCGCGGCGACACGGTCTACTGCCTGACCCCGTTGCACCACCAGTCCGGGCTGCTGGTCAGCCTGGGTGGTGCGGTGGTCGGCGGCTCGCGCATCGCGTTGTCGCGCGGGCTGCAGCCCGACCGGTTCCTGCAGGAGATCCGGCAGTACGGCGTCACGGTGGTGTCCTACACCTGGGCAATGCTGCGCGAGGTCATCGACGATCCGTCGTTCTCGCTCACCGGCAGCCACCCGGTCCGGTTGTTCATCGGCTCGGGCATGCCCGCCGGGCTGTGGAAGCGGGTGGTCGACGTGTTCGAGCCGGCCCAGGTCGTGGAGTTCTTCGCCACCACCGACGGACAGGCCGTGCTGGCCAACGTCTCCGGCGCCAAGATCGGCAGCAAGGGACGTCCGTTGCCGGGCAGCGGCACCGTCGAACTGGCCGCCTATGACGCCGACGATGACCTGATCCTGGAGGACGAGCAGGGTTTCGTACGGAAGGCCGAGGCCAACGAGGTCGGTGTGCTCCTGGCACACCCGCGCGGCCCGGTCGATCCGACCGCTGTGGTCAAGAGGGGCGTGTTCGCGCCCGCCGACACCTGGGTGTCGACCGAGTTCCTGTTCCGTCGTGACGAGGACGGCGACTACTGGCTGGTCGACAACCGTGGCGCGGTGATCCGGACCGAACGGGGTCCGGTGTTCGCGACGAGCGTCAACGACGCGGTCGGCCGCCTGGATGCGGTCGACATGTCGGTGACCTACGGCGTGGAGGAGGCGGGTCGGCAACTGGCGGTGACAGCTCTGGCGCTGCGCCCGGGCGGCAGCGTCCCGACGGCCGACCTCACCCACGCGCTCGACGATCTGGCCGCGGGTAACCCGCCCGACGTGGTGCACGTGGTGGCCGACATGAAGCTCGGCGCGTCGTACCGCCCGCTCATCGGTCCGTTGCGGGCGGCGGGCATCCCGAAAGCGGGCCGGCGTAACTGCTGGTACTTCGATGCCGATACAGGTACGTACAAGAAATTGACGGCGGCCAGCCGGGCCGAACTCGTCGCACGAGCCGCCGACGACGAGCCGAGACCGACTAGCTGACGGGGTGCCGGGGCAGTAATGCGCTGTTAGGCTCCGGC includes these proteins:
- a CDS encoding acyl-CoA synthetase, which translates into the protein MVDFSAVTRPVERLLATAQNGLEVLRYGGLETGSVPSPFQIIQSVPMYRLRRYFPPDVRPGVQDPRPPVLMVHPMMMSADMWDVTRDDGAVGILHAAGIDPWVIDFGSPDKVEGGMQRNLADHVVALSEAIDIVKEVSGRDVHLAGYSQGGMFAYQAAAYRRSKDLASIIAFGSPVDTLAALPMNLPAGVAAGAADFMADHVFSRIDIPGWLARTGFQMLDPIKTAQSRLEFLRQLHDREALLPREQQRRFLSSEGWIAWSGPAIAELLKQFIAHNRMMTGGFSVHGDLVTLSDIDCPILAVVGEVDDIGQPAAVRGIKRAAPDADVYEYLIRAGHFGLVVGSKASTQTWPTVAQWVKWLGGEQMPEGVVPMGLQPADHPEGGVSFSTRVTHSATAATEMAFGVARSAAEALVTANKNARTLVIETARTLPRLARLGQVNDHTRISLGRIMSEQARSAPNGEALLFDGRVHTYEAVDRRINNVVRGLIDVGVRQGARVGVLMDTRPSALVAIAALSRLGAVAVLLPEADLAEAARLGGMAEIIADPSHLEVARELDMRVLVLGGGESRDLHLDKYEADGASIVDMEKIDPDVVELPGWYRPNPGLARDLAFVAFSEVGGELVARQITNFRWALSAFGTASAANLGRGDTVYCLTPLHHQSGLLVSLGGAVVGGSRIALSRGLQPDRFLQEIRQYGVTVVSYTWAMLREVIDDPSFSLTGSHPVRLFIGSGMPAGLWKRVVDVFEPAQVVEFFATTDGQAVLANVSGAKIGSKGRPLPGSGTVELAAYDADDDLILEDEQGFVRKAEANEVGVLLAHPRGPVDPTAVVKRGVFAPADTWVSTEFLFRRDEDGDYWLVDNRGAVIRTERGPVFATSVNDAVGRLDAVDMSVTYGVEEAGRQLAVTALALRPGGSVPTADLTHALDDLAAGNPPDVVHVVADMKLGASYRPLIGPLRAAGIPKAGRRNCWYFDADTGTYKKLTAASRAELVARAADDEPRPTS
- a CDS encoding ABC-F family ATP-binding cassette domain-containing protein: MAHLLGGETLHLEYPAGVVFDSVTVGVSEGDRIGIVGRNGDGKSSLLAMLAGRLEPDSGRVTVRGGVRVGVLDQADTLDDADTVGHAVVGDVPEHEWAGDPRGRDVISGLLGDLPWDAELRTLSGGQRRRVALAKLLAGDHDVLALDEPTNHLDVEAITWLAEHLKKRWSASSGGLLVVTHDRWFLDEVCTTTWEVHDRIVEPFDGGYAAYILQRVERDRQAATIEARRQNLARKELAWLRRGAPARTSKPKFRIDAANALIADVPEIRDKVALQSLAVSRLGKQVVDLLDVSVSYGDREVLHEVEWRIAPGERTGILGVNGAGKSTLLGLIDGSVQPTAGRVKHGKTLQVATLRQSVDELAPHLGDPVRVVLANLRTTYVFGTGSKAQELTPGQLLERLGFSSAQLSTPVKDLSGGQQRRLQLLLILLAQPNVLILDEPTNDLDTDMLSAMEDLLDSWPGTLIVVSHDRYFLERVTDQQYGILGGRLRHLPGGVDEYLRLRAAHASATGAAPAAGTAAEGLSGADLRAAQKEVSALERRLEKLQQQIDRSRTAMADHDQSDFEGLAAKVAAIRALEDEVTEVEERWFELGEQIG